A genomic segment from Bradysia coprophila strain Holo2 chromosome III, BU_Bcop_v1, whole genome shotgun sequence encodes:
- the LOC119078650 gene encoding uncharacterized protein LOC119078650 isoform X2, whose translation MEEDFARKKAKCIQAIKGIHLLMAKNRIPIPSKYQKSRVHEDLPFEPKIREEEIIRRFKYLEPESREQMAEKLNDLLVYAEVAKALRSELIAIIVLSKLRKWENLLLEPHLAMPPIPSPSPEQKRLLLERKKNIEERDQRTANVLKQFEKHGDDRRAAVQSINPFDPPVRTITLPPQTIGQPQSRTHETTAQRVDLDEQRRRDIEEYQKFGAIRKRLHDLPEFQRDLKGPKLPEHELPITSRAKTKDNTKSIYKELAQQKRMDELRLQMKKALSLINTNPNNQSDNDRSNNPRQQNRDSDERRRNIEDRDRRVATTLRQYEELGQSRRDAVQSVNPFEERVRTITLPPQTIGPPQSQIRGPTARVDVDDQRRRDVENYQKFGAIRKRLYDLPEYQSDLKGPKLPDHKVPSTVTATPSKFQELEKQRTVDMMRQQLQEAFTSRKIRRPNDSDNNQVTTSEARTTQSKEMIAERDQKTARVLKEYEELGKRRRAEVRTVNPFQDNVRTVRLPDQTIPMPHSSGTPEATATRVDIDEQRRRDIEDYQKFGAIRKRQHDIPEYQRDLLGPKLRTHGLASTKPKRGQAETRTKYKQLEKQRELAKLQQDLQDAIQSRKRIRRDSPENIRERRDTNTDTDAKNPLNDPDNAPTSPENDQ comes from the exons ATGGAAGAAGACTTTGCTAGGAAAAAGGCAAAATGCATTCAAGCAATCAAGGGCATTCATTTACTCATGGCTAAAAACAGGATTCCCATACCAAGCAAATACCAAAAAAGTAGAGTCCATGAAGACTTACCATTTGAACCGAAGATTAGGGAAG AGGAAATTATAAGAAGATTCAAGTATCTGGAACCTGAAAGTAGAGAACAGATGGCTGAAAAGCTTAATGATTTGTTGGTGTATGCCGAGGTGGCAAAGGCATTGAGATCCGAGTTAATAGCAATTATTGTGTTGAGCAAATTACGGAAGTGGGAAAATCTACTTCTAGAGCCGCATCTGG CAATGCCACCCATACCCTCACCATCACCCGAACAGAAGCGACTGCTACTTgaacgtaaaaaaaatattgaagaaagGGATCAAAGGACAGCAAATGTTTTAAAGCAATTTGAAAAACATGGAGATGATCGACGTGCCGCCGTACAAAGCATTAACCCGTTCGACCCACCAGTTAGAACAATAACACTTCCGCCTCAAACTATTGGACAGCCACAGTCTC GAACGCACGAAACTACAGCTCAGAGGGTTGACCTTGACGAACAGCGTCGAAGAGATATAGAAGAATACCAGAAATTCGGTGCAATTAGGAAACGGTTGCATGACCTACCAGAATTTCAGCGTGACTTAAAGGGACCAAAATTACCTGAGCATGAACTCCCCATTACGTCACGAGCGAAGACAAAAG ACAATACAAAGTCTATCTACAAGGAGCTTGCACAGCAGAAGAGGATGGACGAATTGAGACTACAAATGAAGAAGGCATTGTCTTTGATCAACACGAATCCTAACAATCAATCTGATAATGATCG ATCGAACAACCCTCGACAACAAAATAGAGATTCAGATGAACGAAGACGAAATATCGAAGATCGAGATCGACGTGTAGCAACTACTTTAAGGCAGTATGAAGAACTAGGCCAAAGTCGTCGTGATGCAGTGCAAAGCGTAAATCCGTTTGAAGAAAGAGTTAGAACGATAACTCTTCCGCCTCAAACTATTGGACCCCCACAGTCCC AAATCCGGGGACCGACTGCAAGGGTAGATGTGGACGATCAACGCCGCAGAGATGTGGagaattatcaaaaatttggaGCAATAAGGAAGAGATTGTATGACCTTCCAGAATATCAAAGTGACTTGAAGGGACCAAAATTACCGGATCATAAGGTTCCCTCGACTGTAACTGCAACGCCATCTAAATTTCAAGAACTTGAAAAACAGAGGACGGTAGATATGATGAGACAGCAATTGCAAGAAGCTTTTACTTCACGTAAGATAAGACGTCCCAATGACTCTGACAACAACCA GGTGACAACTAGTGAAGCAAGAACTACACAATCGAAAGAAATGATTGCAGAAAGAGATCAAAAGACAGCTCGTGTTCTAAAAGAATATGAAGAGCTTGGTAAACGTCGACGTGCAGAAGTTCGCACTGTCAATCCATTTCAAGACAATGTTAGAACAGTGCGACTTCCTGATCAAACAATACCAATGCCACACAGTTCAGg AACACCAGAAGCAACAGCTACGAGAGTAGACATAGACGAACAAAGACGTAGAGATATTGAGgattatcaaaaatttggtGCGATAAGAAAACGCCAGCACGATATACCAGAATATCAGCGTGATCTATTGGGACCAAAGTTACGAACTCATGGACTTGCGTCGACCAAACCGAAGCGTGGACAAG CTGAAACTCGAACCAAATATAAACAACTCGAAAAACAACGAGAATTGGCCAAGTTACAACAA
- the LOC119078650 gene encoding uncharacterized protein LOC119078650 isoform X4, whose amino-acid sequence MEEDFARKKAKCIQAIKGIHLLMAKNRIPIPSKYQKSRVHEDLPFEPKIREEEIIRRFKYLEPESREQMAEKLNDLLVYAEVAKALRSELIAIIVLSKLRKWENLLLEPHLAMPPIPSPSPEQKRLLLERKKNIEERDQRTANVLKQFEKHGDDRRAAVQSINPFDPPVRTITLPPQTIGQPQSRTHETTAQRVDLDEQRRRDIEEYQKFGAIRKRLHDLPEFQRDLKGPKLPEHELPITSRAKTKDNTKSIYKELAQQKRMDELRLQMKKALSLINTNPNNQSDNDRSNNPRQQNRDSDERRRNIEDRDRRVATTLRQYEELGQSRRDAVQSVNPFEERVRTITLPPQTIGPPQSQIRGPTARVDVDDQRRRDVENYQKFGAIRKRLYDLPEYQSDLKGPKLPDHKELEKQRTVDMMRQQLQEAFTSRKIRRPNDSDNNQVTTSEARTTQSKEMIAERDQKTARVLKEYEELGKRRRAEVRTVNPFQDNVRTVRLPDQTIPMPHSSGTPEATATRVDIDEQRRRDIEDYQKFGAIRKRQHDIPEYQRDLLGPKLRTHGLASTKPKRGQAAETRTKYKQLEKQRELAKLQQDLQDAIQSRKRIRRDSPENIRERRDTNTDTDAKNPLNDPDNAPTSPENDQ is encoded by the exons ATGGAAGAAGACTTTGCTAGGAAAAAGGCAAAATGCATTCAAGCAATCAAGGGCATTCATTTACTCATGGCTAAAAACAGGATTCCCATACCAAGCAAATACCAAAAAAGTAGAGTCCATGAAGACTTACCATTTGAACCGAAGATTAGGGAAG AGGAAATTATAAGAAGATTCAAGTATCTGGAACCTGAAAGTAGAGAACAGATGGCTGAAAAGCTTAATGATTTGTTGGTGTATGCCGAGGTGGCAAAGGCATTGAGATCCGAGTTAATAGCAATTATTGTGTTGAGCAAATTACGGAAGTGGGAAAATCTACTTCTAGAGCCGCATCTGG CAATGCCACCCATACCCTCACCATCACCCGAACAGAAGCGACTGCTACTTgaacgtaaaaaaaatattgaagaaagGGATCAAAGGACAGCAAATGTTTTAAAGCAATTTGAAAAACATGGAGATGATCGACGTGCCGCCGTACAAAGCATTAACCCGTTCGACCCACCAGTTAGAACAATAACACTTCCGCCTCAAACTATTGGACAGCCACAGTCTC GAACGCACGAAACTACAGCTCAGAGGGTTGACCTTGACGAACAGCGTCGAAGAGATATAGAAGAATACCAGAAATTCGGTGCAATTAGGAAACGGTTGCATGACCTACCAGAATTTCAGCGTGACTTAAAGGGACCAAAATTACCTGAGCATGAACTCCCCATTACGTCACGAGCGAAGACAAAAG ACAATACAAAGTCTATCTACAAGGAGCTTGCACAGCAGAAGAGGATGGACGAATTGAGACTACAAATGAAGAAGGCATTGTCTTTGATCAACACGAATCCTAACAATCAATCTGATAATGATCG ATCGAACAACCCTCGACAACAAAATAGAGATTCAGATGAACGAAGACGAAATATCGAAGATCGAGATCGACGTGTAGCAACTACTTTAAGGCAGTATGAAGAACTAGGCCAAAGTCGTCGTGATGCAGTGCAAAGCGTAAATCCGTTTGAAGAAAGAGTTAGAACGATAACTCTTCCGCCTCAAACTATTGGACCCCCACAGTCCC AAATCCGGGGACCGACTGCAAGGGTAGATGTGGACGATCAACGCCGCAGAGATGTGGagaattatcaaaaatttggaGCAATAAGGAAGAGATTGTATGACCTTCCAGAATATCAAAGTGACTTGAAGGGACCAAAATTACCGGATCATAAGG AACTTGAAAAACAGAGGACGGTAGATATGATGAGACAGCAATTGCAAGAAGCTTTTACTTCACGTAAGATAAGACGTCCCAATGACTCTGACAACAACCA GGTGACAACTAGTGAAGCAAGAACTACACAATCGAAAGAAATGATTGCAGAAAGAGATCAAAAGACAGCTCGTGTTCTAAAAGAATATGAAGAGCTTGGTAAACGTCGACGTGCAGAAGTTCGCACTGTCAATCCATTTCAAGACAATGTTAGAACAGTGCGACTTCCTGATCAAACAATACCAATGCCACACAGTTCAGg AACACCAGAAGCAACAGCTACGAGAGTAGACATAGACGAACAAAGACGTAGAGATATTGAGgattatcaaaaatttggtGCGATAAGAAAACGCCAGCACGATATACCAGAATATCAGCGTGATCTATTGGGACCAAAGTTACGAACTCATGGACTTGCGTCGACCAAACCGAAGCGTGGACAAG CAGCTGAAACTCGAACCAAATATAAACAACTCGAAAAACAACGAGAATTGGCCAAGTTACAACAA
- the LOC119078650 gene encoding uncharacterized protein LOC119078650 isoform X1: MEEDFARKKAKCIQAIKGIHLLMAKNRIPIPSKYQKSRVHEDLPFEPKIREEEIIRRFKYLEPESREQMAEKLNDLLVYAEVAKALRSELIAIIVLSKLRKWENLLLEPHLAMPPIPSPSPEQKRLLLERKKNIEERDQRTANVLKQFEKHGDDRRAAVQSINPFDPPVRTITLPPQTIGQPQSRTHETTAQRVDLDEQRRRDIEEYQKFGAIRKRLHDLPEFQRDLKGPKLPEHELPITSRAKTKDNTKSIYKELAQQKRMDELRLQMKKALSLINTNPNNQSDNDRSNNPRQQNRDSDERRRNIEDRDRRVATTLRQYEELGQSRRDAVQSVNPFEERVRTITLPPQTIGPPQSQIRGPTARVDVDDQRRRDVENYQKFGAIRKRLYDLPEYQSDLKGPKLPDHKVPSTVTATPSKFQELEKQRTVDMMRQQLQEAFTSRKIRRPNDSDNNQVTTSEARTTQSKEMIAERDQKTARVLKEYEELGKRRRAEVRTVNPFQDNVRTVRLPDQTIPMPHSSGTPEATATRVDIDEQRRRDIEDYQKFGAIRKRQHDIPEYQRDLLGPKLRTHGLASTKPKRGQAAETRTKYKQLEKQRELAKLQQDLQDAIQSRKRIRRDSPENIRERRDTNTDTDAKNPLNDPDNAPTSPENDQ; this comes from the exons ATGGAAGAAGACTTTGCTAGGAAAAAGGCAAAATGCATTCAAGCAATCAAGGGCATTCATTTACTCATGGCTAAAAACAGGATTCCCATACCAAGCAAATACCAAAAAAGTAGAGTCCATGAAGACTTACCATTTGAACCGAAGATTAGGGAAG AGGAAATTATAAGAAGATTCAAGTATCTGGAACCTGAAAGTAGAGAACAGATGGCTGAAAAGCTTAATGATTTGTTGGTGTATGCCGAGGTGGCAAAGGCATTGAGATCCGAGTTAATAGCAATTATTGTGTTGAGCAAATTACGGAAGTGGGAAAATCTACTTCTAGAGCCGCATCTGG CAATGCCACCCATACCCTCACCATCACCCGAACAGAAGCGACTGCTACTTgaacgtaaaaaaaatattgaagaaagGGATCAAAGGACAGCAAATGTTTTAAAGCAATTTGAAAAACATGGAGATGATCGACGTGCCGCCGTACAAAGCATTAACCCGTTCGACCCACCAGTTAGAACAATAACACTTCCGCCTCAAACTATTGGACAGCCACAGTCTC GAACGCACGAAACTACAGCTCAGAGGGTTGACCTTGACGAACAGCGTCGAAGAGATATAGAAGAATACCAGAAATTCGGTGCAATTAGGAAACGGTTGCATGACCTACCAGAATTTCAGCGTGACTTAAAGGGACCAAAATTACCTGAGCATGAACTCCCCATTACGTCACGAGCGAAGACAAAAG ACAATACAAAGTCTATCTACAAGGAGCTTGCACAGCAGAAGAGGATGGACGAATTGAGACTACAAATGAAGAAGGCATTGTCTTTGATCAACACGAATCCTAACAATCAATCTGATAATGATCG ATCGAACAACCCTCGACAACAAAATAGAGATTCAGATGAACGAAGACGAAATATCGAAGATCGAGATCGACGTGTAGCAACTACTTTAAGGCAGTATGAAGAACTAGGCCAAAGTCGTCGTGATGCAGTGCAAAGCGTAAATCCGTTTGAAGAAAGAGTTAGAACGATAACTCTTCCGCCTCAAACTATTGGACCCCCACAGTCCC AAATCCGGGGACCGACTGCAAGGGTAGATGTGGACGATCAACGCCGCAGAGATGTGGagaattatcaaaaatttggaGCAATAAGGAAGAGATTGTATGACCTTCCAGAATATCAAAGTGACTTGAAGGGACCAAAATTACCGGATCATAAGGTTCCCTCGACTGTAACTGCAACGCCATCTAAATTTCAAGAACTTGAAAAACAGAGGACGGTAGATATGATGAGACAGCAATTGCAAGAAGCTTTTACTTCACGTAAGATAAGACGTCCCAATGACTCTGACAACAACCA GGTGACAACTAGTGAAGCAAGAACTACACAATCGAAAGAAATGATTGCAGAAAGAGATCAAAAGACAGCTCGTGTTCTAAAAGAATATGAAGAGCTTGGTAAACGTCGACGTGCAGAAGTTCGCACTGTCAATCCATTTCAAGACAATGTTAGAACAGTGCGACTTCCTGATCAAACAATACCAATGCCACACAGTTCAGg AACACCAGAAGCAACAGCTACGAGAGTAGACATAGACGAACAAAGACGTAGAGATATTGAGgattatcaaaaatttggtGCGATAAGAAAACGCCAGCACGATATACCAGAATATCAGCGTGATCTATTGGGACCAAAGTTACGAACTCATGGACTTGCGTCGACCAAACCGAAGCGTGGACAAG CAGCTGAAACTCGAACCAAATATAAACAACTCGAAAAACAACGAGAATTGGCCAAGTTACAACAA
- the LOC119078650 gene encoding uncharacterized protein LOC119078650 isoform X3: MEEDFARKKAKCIQAIKGIHLLMAKNRIPIPSKYQKSRVHEDLPFEPKIREEEIIRRFKYLEPESREQMAEKLNDLLVYAEVAKALRSELIAIIVLSKLRKWENLLLEPHLAMPPIPSPSPEQKRLLLERKKNIEERDQRTANVLKQFEKHGDDRRAAVQSINPFDPPVRTITLPPQTIGQPQSRTHETTAQRVDLDEQRRRDIEEYQKFGAIRKRLHDLPEFQRDLKGPKLPEHELPITSRAKTKDNTKSIYKELAQQKRMDELRLQMKKALSLINTNPNNQSDNDRSNNPRQQNRDSDERRRNIEDRDRRVATTLRQYEELGQSRRDAVQSVNPFEERVRTITLPPQTIGPPQSQIRGPTARVDVDDQRRRDVENYQKFGAIRKRLYDLPEYQSDLKGPKLPDHKVPSTVTATPSKFQELEKQRTVDMMRQQLQEAFTSRKIRRPNDSDNNQVTTSEARTTQSKEMIAERDQKTARVLKEYEELGKRRRAEVRTVNPFQDNVRTVRLPDQTIPMPHSSEATATRVDIDEQRRRDIEDYQKFGAIRKRQHDIPEYQRDLLGPKLRTHGLASTKPKRGQAAETRTKYKQLEKQRELAKLQQDLQDAIQSRKRIRRDSPENIRERRDTNTDTDAKNPLNDPDNAPTSPENDQ, encoded by the exons ATGGAAGAAGACTTTGCTAGGAAAAAGGCAAAATGCATTCAAGCAATCAAGGGCATTCATTTACTCATGGCTAAAAACAGGATTCCCATACCAAGCAAATACCAAAAAAGTAGAGTCCATGAAGACTTACCATTTGAACCGAAGATTAGGGAAG AGGAAATTATAAGAAGATTCAAGTATCTGGAACCTGAAAGTAGAGAACAGATGGCTGAAAAGCTTAATGATTTGTTGGTGTATGCCGAGGTGGCAAAGGCATTGAGATCCGAGTTAATAGCAATTATTGTGTTGAGCAAATTACGGAAGTGGGAAAATCTACTTCTAGAGCCGCATCTGG CAATGCCACCCATACCCTCACCATCACCCGAACAGAAGCGACTGCTACTTgaacgtaaaaaaaatattgaagaaagGGATCAAAGGACAGCAAATGTTTTAAAGCAATTTGAAAAACATGGAGATGATCGACGTGCCGCCGTACAAAGCATTAACCCGTTCGACCCACCAGTTAGAACAATAACACTTCCGCCTCAAACTATTGGACAGCCACAGTCTC GAACGCACGAAACTACAGCTCAGAGGGTTGACCTTGACGAACAGCGTCGAAGAGATATAGAAGAATACCAGAAATTCGGTGCAATTAGGAAACGGTTGCATGACCTACCAGAATTTCAGCGTGACTTAAAGGGACCAAAATTACCTGAGCATGAACTCCCCATTACGTCACGAGCGAAGACAAAAG ACAATACAAAGTCTATCTACAAGGAGCTTGCACAGCAGAAGAGGATGGACGAATTGAGACTACAAATGAAGAAGGCATTGTCTTTGATCAACACGAATCCTAACAATCAATCTGATAATGATCG ATCGAACAACCCTCGACAACAAAATAGAGATTCAGATGAACGAAGACGAAATATCGAAGATCGAGATCGACGTGTAGCAACTACTTTAAGGCAGTATGAAGAACTAGGCCAAAGTCGTCGTGATGCAGTGCAAAGCGTAAATCCGTTTGAAGAAAGAGTTAGAACGATAACTCTTCCGCCTCAAACTATTGGACCCCCACAGTCCC AAATCCGGGGACCGACTGCAAGGGTAGATGTGGACGATCAACGCCGCAGAGATGTGGagaattatcaaaaatttggaGCAATAAGGAAGAGATTGTATGACCTTCCAGAATATCAAAGTGACTTGAAGGGACCAAAATTACCGGATCATAAGGTTCCCTCGACTGTAACTGCAACGCCATCTAAATTTCAAGAACTTGAAAAACAGAGGACGGTAGATATGATGAGACAGCAATTGCAAGAAGCTTTTACTTCACGTAAGATAAGACGTCCCAATGACTCTGACAACAACCA GGTGACAACTAGTGAAGCAAGAACTACACAATCGAAAGAAATGATTGCAGAAAGAGATCAAAAGACAGCTCGTGTTCTAAAAGAATATGAAGAGCTTGGTAAACGTCGACGTGCAGAAGTTCGCACTGTCAATCCATTTCAAGACAATGTTAGAACAGTGCGACTTCCTGATCAAACAATACCAATGCCACACAGTTCAG AAGCAACAGCTACGAGAGTAGACATAGACGAACAAAGACGTAGAGATATTGAGgattatcaaaaatttggtGCGATAAGAAAACGCCAGCACGATATACCAGAATATCAGCGTGATCTATTGGGACCAAAGTTACGAACTCATGGACTTGCGTCGACCAAACCGAAGCGTGGACAAG CAGCTGAAACTCGAACCAAATATAAACAACTCGAAAAACAACGAGAATTGGCCAAGTTACAACAA